Part of the Deltaproteobacteria bacterium genome, AGAATGTGCCGTCGGCCATCAGGTACTTATCGCACACTCCCTGCCAGTCCGCTTTTGTCATGAACCCGGTAAGGGGAGTAAAGGCACCGATTCCCATCATGATAAGGTCCGATGTCTCCCGGGAAGTCATCCGGATCTGTTTCAGCCCCTTCGCTCTTTCCGCCTCCGCCTGAAGGGCGTCCCCCTCCAGGAGAAGAGGCATAAGTCTTTCTTCCTTTCCATGAGGTACAATAAGACCTGACATAGTCATCCTCCTTTTGATGATCTTCAGTTTATATTAGCCCGGAAATTTCGTGGATCCGTTCTCTTCTCACAGCGCATCTGTGCACGCTTTCGGTAAAATCGGCTCGCGCCCGAAGGCCGTTAATCCACCTCTTTACCGACCATAAGTGGAGTTCTTGAGAGACCCTCTTTCCACCCGCTCCGCGGATCCCTAACCCTTCATCCAAAAGATCGATCCCTATAATGATTTATCCTAGGTGTCAAGGAAAATGCGTTTTCACCCGGTTCTTCCCACACAAAGGATTGGAGGGAGAAAACCCCTCCGCATCACCCGTCACCCTATGAGGCTTTTTCCAACTCCTTCAAAGGTTCTTTTCTTGGACATATGATCAATGATCTCCTTGAGAGCCTTCTCGTTGATCGGCTTGCACATGTAATAGATAATGCCTAGGGTCCGAATCTGTTTTTCCAGCTCATCGGCGCTCTGCTCAGTCATCGTTACAATGCCGATCTTCGGGCTCAGGTCCTTGAGTTTCCCTATCAATTCCTTTGCCGAGATATCCTGGAGATCAATATCCAGCAAGGCCAAGTCAAAAACGTCGTGCTGCACCTTTTCCAGGGTTTCCCTGCCCGTGGCGGATGAATCCGCATCGTGCCCCCAACCCCTGATCAGTTCAACGGTCGAGGATCTAACGGCTGTGTCTCCATCCACTACCAGCACCTTCATGGATCTTCATCCTCTGATATCGACAAAGCATGCACACTTTCTGACCCTTTTTGCCTATTGGCAACAAACATGCCAAAAGGGTCTTGCATGGATTAACTCATTGATCATTCGGGGGATCCTGATCCGGCCTGGATTAGGAGCAGGGGAGTCTTTCAGGGGTGGGTCGGGCGAAAACGCCTTAACCCATTTCAGGAAAAGAGAATAACTATTTAATATTACTTACCTTTAAATATTTCGGGTGTTTTCGCCCGAATTTCGGTCATAAAATCCCTGTTTTTTTCATCTTGGTGTAAAGAGTCTTTGGATCAATATTCAGCGCAGCGGCCGCCTTACCTCTATGCCAGCGATTTTGATTCAAGGCGGCGAGGATCATCCGTTTTTCAAAATTCTCCCGGGCCTTTCGGAGGTCCCTGACCTTCTGGGCCTCCTCCAGTTCAATCTGATCTTCCTTGGAATCCCTTCTCATTTCCGGTGAAAGGAAATCGAAATTCCCAACGGCCAGGTATCGCTGAACCACACTCTGCAATTCCCTGACATTTCCCGGCCAATCATAGTTATAGAGAATCTCCGTGACCTTTCCCGGGATGGCCCGCACCAGATTTTCCTTCCCGTACATCCGGAGAAAATGCTCCACCAGGAGGGGAATATCCTCCTTCCTCTCCCTGAGGGGTGGCAGTCGGATGGGGATGACACTGATCCGGTAATAAAAGTCCTCCCGGATGAGCCCCCTGCCGACCAATCCCTGGAAATCCCTGTTGGTTGCGGAAATGATTCTCAAGTCGGATTTCTTGGGACGGGCATCCCC contains:
- a CDS encoding response regulator, encoding MKVLVVDGDTAVRSSTVELIRGWGHDADSSATGRETLEKVQHDVFDLALLDIDLQDISAKELIGKLKDLSPKIGIVTMTEQSADELEKQIRTLGIIYYMCKPINEKALKEIIDHMSKKRTFEGVGKSLIG